The Chitinophagaceae bacterium genome segment CCATGCATCTTAATCAAAGCTAAACATTCAGTTTCAATAGCTGTGTTCAAATCATAAGCAAATGGGATTTCTAGTTCTCTTAATGTATCTTCAAGTATAGTATCCCAGTTAAAAGTAATAATTAAAGACTTTTTAAGATTCTTGGCAAACTGATTGTATAGCTCTTGCTGTTTGGGTTCAATTTGAACCTGATGATCATAGATAACTTCAGCTAACCACTGTTTGATAAAACTTTGGAATTTGCTTCCATGGTCACTCCATCTTTCATTAGTGTTTTCAATGAAAGCTGAAGACGCTGCAACATATGATAGAAACTCTTCAATGTCTATAGGTAGCTTGTTTTCTAATATTCTTTTATGATTGATTCGAGTAGTTGGATAGTAATACCTTAGTTCATCAATAAGCCAATCAGCCTGACCCCACTCTGCTGATTTATTGTTACCTAAGAGCCACGGTTTAGTTCCAGATTTTTTATGGACTTCCTTAATTAAGTCGCAGGTTAACGGTAGTCCTGCTGGTCGAGAAAATCCTGCTCCAAGAATATAAATGCGTTCAATTCCGTAATATTTCAAGAGTCCTCTCATAGATTAGTAGTTAGGTGTTGTAAAAAGTAGAGACGCGATTAATCGCGTCTCTACGATGCGTCGATGTGTCCGTCATCGTTTCCATCGTTGTACAAATTAAATCGCCGATCATAAGCCACCATCAATCGGTTTGTCAATTAACAAATTCATTTTCCTATCCACAACATTTCCAAAAAAAAACTCACTGTTTTGTGTGCAAGTCGTCACATAATAAGATGCATTCCATCAAGGCTTTTTATATAGTGAATGCTTATAGTGCTTTTCCAGCTATGTATTTACATCATTTCACCGCAAAATAGAGAATGTGTACCTTCGAAGATTTATCTTTATACTGATTTTTTATTTATGAAAATTTTCGGGAAATATAAACTTGTAAAACTTTTAGGCCTAAGCTCTGTAGTCCTCTTTTTAGGATGGTGGTGGTTTTCTCTGCCTGAAAATCTGTTTGAAAAAGAATACTCTTTTATACTGGAAAGCAGAGAAGGAAATTTAATGGGGGCACTAATTGCATCTGATGAACAATGGCGGTTTCCTCCACCTGAAAACATTCCGGATAAGTTTTTACATGCACTGATTGAGTTTGAAGATAAACGTTTTTATTACCACTTTGGAATTGACCCAATTGCAATTGTAAGGGCAGTAAGAGAGAATGTAAAAAATAAGAAAATCGTCAGTGGAGGGAGCACTATCAGTATGCAACTGGCAAGACTGTCCAGGAAGTCACCCGGTCGTACAGTTTGGGATAAATCCATAGAAACATTACTGGCATTACGCATAGAATTAAGGTACTCAAAATCAGAAATTCTCAACCTTTATGCTACTCATGCTCCTTTTGGCGGAAATGTAGTTGGTCTTGAAGCTGCTTCGTGGCGTTATTTTGGAAGGCCTCCTGAAGACCTGAGCTGGGCAGAAGCAGCAACGCTTGCCGTTTTGCCAAATAACCCATCGGTTATACATCCCGGGAGAAACAGAGCGCATTTGAAAAATAAGCGGAATAGTCTTCTTTACAGGCTTTATAAAAAAGAGCATTTTGATTCATTAAGTTATTCTTTATTTATAGAAGAACCTCTTCCGGAAAAACCGAAAAGCCTTCCCCAAATAAGCCCTCAGCTTTTACACAGAGCTAAGTCAGAGTTTGGGAAAAAACAATACCGCCTGAGAACAACCATTGATTTTGACTTACAATCAAAAGTGAACAATTTAGCAAAAGTGCATGCCGGCAAATTAAAACACAATCACATTAAGCATTTAGCAGTGGTTGTTGCTGATGTAAACACCGGACAGTATTTAGCGTATACCGGCAATGTTCCCGAAGCCAATCAGCTTGTTTCAGGAAATCAGCTTGATTTAGTCCGTGCGAAAAGAAGTACCGGAAGCGTTTTAAAGCCGGTTTTGTATGCGGCTATGTTAACCGAGGGAGACATACTTCCGGAAAGTCTGATTGCTGATATCCCTACTCAAATAGGCAGCTATTCACCTCAAAATTTTAATCTTGAATATGAAGGAGCCGTGCCGGCTTATAAGGCCTTGGCAAGATCCCTGAACGTTCCGGCTGTGCGAATGTTAAGAGCTTTTGGAGTAGAAAAATTTTATGCTGTTTTGGAAGAAACCGGATTTCTTTCACTCGATCAACCGCCGGGGCACTACGGATTGACCTTAGCTCTCGGTGGTGCAGAAGGAACTCTTGAGGATGTAGCTTCAATTTATACCGGGATGAGTAGATTGCTGAATGAGTACCATCCCCACTCCGGCAAGTATTCAGAAAACCTGTTCCGGCCACTCAGCTATACTTTTGAAGATTCAAAAAGCAATACATATAGCAATACTTCTGTGTTAGAAGCCGGGGCTGTATGGCACACTATGGAAGCTTTGCTGCATGTGGAAAGACCTCAAAGTGAAACGGGCTGGCTTTTTACCAAACCGAATCAAAAAATCGCCTGGAAAACCGGTACCAGTTTTGGTTTCAGAGATGCCTGGTCCGTGGGAATCACTCCGGAATATGTTGTGGCTGTGTGGGTTGGAAATGCCGATGGAGAAGGGCGGCCCGGGATTATAGGCATTGAAGCTGCTGCACCTCTTATGTTTAATGTGTTTCATTTATTAGGTTCAGGTAATTCCTGGTTCAGAACTCCTCATGATGACTTAATTGAAATGAATGTCTGCACAAAAAGCGGCTTTAAAGCGGGCATGGCTTGTGAGTCGTATGAAAAGACGTTAGTGCCTCCGGGAGGACGTAAAAGTTCTGTTTGTCCCTATCACAGAATTGTGCATACCGATATGGATGAAAATTGGCAGATAAATGCCGGCTGCAAAGATATAAATGAAATAATTCAAAAGTCCTGGTTTGTTTTGCCTCCTGCTATGGCACATTATTTCAGGATGTCTAATGCTTCTTACAAACCGCTTCCTCCACTACATCAGGATTGTCGCCATTCTTCTGAATCTGAAAAAATGATAGGCCTTATTTACCCGAGACATCGGCCCAATATTTTAATTCCTTTGGAGGTAGATGGAAATCAGGAGTCCGTGATTTTTGAAGCAACACATCAGTTAGCAGGGGTAAATATTTACTGGCATTTAAATAATGAATTCCTTGGTACTACTAAACATTTTCACAAAATGTCTTTACAACCAAAACCCGGTAAACACAATCTTACTTTAATAGACGAAAAGGGTTATCAAATCAGTCAGTCATTTGAAATTCTACCAAATTTTCAATATTAATTTTCATCAAAGACTTAAGAGTTTGCTTTCTCTAAATCCTGAAGTTTATCATGAACAGACAGAGCCGAATCGGTAAAGGGAACCAAAACCATATCAAACCCCCTTTCCTTCAAAGGCTCAACTTCTGCCCTCCGGTAAGCTGTTGCAATAAGCTTGCCTTTAAATCCTTTTTTCTGCGCACATTTTGCTAAGCAAGCAGAACTGTATTGGTCATTTATGCTGCTAATCATAAACTTTACCCCATCAGTTGGAATGCTTTCCAATATTTCAGGATCTTCAATGTCACCATATATCATAGTGCTACCTTTGTCATTTTTTTGTTTTGAGATTTCCGGGTCAAAATCTATCCCCAAAACTTTATATCCCTCACTTTTCAAATGCTGTAAAATTTGACTGCCATATCTTCCCAGGCCAAACAAAATCACATCAAAGCTCTCTTTCTCTATGTCTTTTAGGTTATTCTCACGATATGGTTTTTTCCTTTCAAAAATTTTCAATACGGGCGATATTTTTTCAAAAATTTGATGTGAATATAAAATCAGGTATGTAGAAATACCTATAGTAATTAACCCAACCATAGTTATCAAACCGGTTATTTGCTCATCTATATGCCCCAAGCTCATGCCTAAGGCAGCAAATATTAAAGAGAATTCACTGATTTGAGCAACGGTCAATCCGGCCAAAAAAGATGTCCTACGCCTATAACCCATATAGCCCATTATAATCATTACAATCAGGGGATTACCAACTAAAACAAAAACCGAAAATAAGGTAGCCGGCAGAACCTGATCTCCCAATAGGGATAAATCCAAACCGGAGCCTAAATGTATAAAGAAGAATAAAAGTAAAAAATCTCTGATACTGACTAAGCGGTTGCTTAAGTTTTCTCTAAATGGTGTTGATGCTAAGGAAATCCCACCTAAAAATGCCCCTACTTCACTGCTAAAACCAATATAATCACTGAAAGCAGCTAAGCCAATAGCCCATGAAATAGCAAATAAAAGCAAAAGTTCAGTAGATTTTGCCAGTTTCATAACCAAATACGGCAAGACAAACTTCATCAATAAACCAATCCCGCCAAGTAGCCCCAAGCCTTTTAAAACGACTAAAACCACATCCCAGGCCACATGCCCTTCACCGGTTTTACCCATAGCTGAGAGCACTATCATTAATAATACAACCACTATGTCCTGAACAATGAGAAAACCAAGGGCAATTTGACCGTGCAGAGCATCAATTTCTTTTTTATCAGATAAAAGCTTTACAATGATAATCGTGCTTGAAAAGGTTAATGCAATTGCTATATAGGTTGAAGCAATAACAGAATAGCCGAGTAACTGTCCAATAAAAAAACCGAAAAATGAGGTAAAAAACACCTGCCCCAAGCCTGTTAATAATGCAATTTTACCGGTAGACTTTATGAGTTTTAAATCCAGTTTTAAACCCACTACAAACAACAACACGGCAATACCCATTTCCGCCAGTAAATTAATTTCCTCTTCTGATTTTATTAAATCTAAAACAGATGGACCTAATAAAATACCCAGCAAAATGAACATTACAATCAAAGGCTGCCTTAACATTTGACCAATGCCTCCGAGAACAGCAGCAAAGATTAAAATTATTGCAAATTCGAAAAAAGATGTTTCTAAAATTGCTTCCATATATAATTGGTTCCCACAAAGATACTTTTTGTAACAGAATTAAACGAAAAGATGTTTACTATAATTTTTGTTTTATTACTAAAATATTTAGCTTTGGTATATGGAAAGAACAATTGTTCATATTGATTTAGATGCTTTTTTTGTGTCTGTTGAGCGTTTAAAAGATCCGGGCTTAAACAATAAACCGGTTATAGTGGGTGGCGGAAAAAGGGGCGTTGTTGCTTCCTGTAGTTATGAAGCCCGCAAGTTTGGGGTTCACTCTGCCATGCCTGTTCAAAGAGCTGTCAGCTTATGCCCCGAGGCAATTTTAGTGTCGGGGAATAGTTCTGATTACAGCTATTATTCAAATGTGATTACTGAAATTATAGATGAAAAAGCTCCATTGTATCAAAAATCTTCAATTGATGAATTTTATCTGGACTTAACGGGCATGGACAAAGTTATTGGAGCCTATAAATGGGCGACGGAATTGAGAAAAGAAATTATTAAAAAAACAGGACTACCAATTTCTTTTGGTATGTCAATTAATAAAATGGTGGCTAAAATCACCACCGGCTTTGCAAAGCCCAACGGTCAAAAACATGTTGAAAGAGCTGACGTACAGGACTTTTTAGACCCATTAGTCGTTAAAAAAATCCCCGGCATAGGTGAAAAAACAACTTTTGCTTTAAATGCACTTGATATTTTTACAATAAAAGACTTGAGAAACACACCCGAATCACTTTTGGTGAACCATTTTGGTAATCAGGGTTATTTTTTACTGAAAAAAGCCAGAGGAGAAGATAATAGTCCGGTTATTCAACACAATGAAAGAAAATCTATTTCAACGGAATCTACTTTTGAAGAAGACAGCAGAGATTTAAAAAAAATGGAGGTATATCTTACCGCTATGGTTTTGAAACTCTGTTATCGTTTACGAAAAAAGGGTCTTTATCCTGAAACCTTAACGGTTAAAGTGCGCTATGCTGATTTTTCAACATTTTCCAAGCAAACTAAAATTGACAGACTGATTGATGAAAGGTCACTAACGCCTTTAGCAAAAAAGCTTTTTTATATGCTTTACGATAAAAAGTCATTAATCCGATTAATTGGAGTAAGACTAGGGGATTTAAATAATAATGCGGTTCAATTGGGTCTTTTTGATGAGCAAAACAATACAACACAGTATGACAACTTAACAAAAAGCATGGATAAAATCCGTGAAAAGTATGGGGAAAGCACCATCACAAAAGCTT includes the following:
- a CDS encoding DNA polymerase IV; this translates as MERTIVHIDLDAFFVSVERLKDPGLNNKPVIVGGGKRGVVASCSYEARKFGVHSAMPVQRAVSLCPEAILVSGNSSDYSYYSNVITEIIDEKAPLYQKSSIDEFYLDLTGMDKVIGAYKWATELRKEIIKKTGLPISFGMSINKMVAKITTGFAKPNGQKHVERADVQDFLDPLVVKKIPGIGEKTTFALNALDIFTIKDLRNTPESLLVNHFGNQGYFLLKKARGEDNSPVIQHNERKSISTESTFEEDSRDLKKMEVYLTAMVLKLCYRLRKKGLYPETLTVKVRYADFSTFSKQTKIDRLIDERSLTPLAKKLFYMLYDKKSLIRLIGVRLGDLNNNAVQLGLFDEQNNTTQYDNLTKSMDKIREKYGESTITKASAFHKK
- a CDS encoding sodium:proton exchanger; its protein translation is MEAILETSFFEFAIILIFAAVLGGIGQMLRQPLIVMFILLGILLGPSVLDLIKSEEEINLLAEMGIAVLLFVVGLKLDLKLIKSTGKIALLTGLGQVFFTSFFGFFIGQLLGYSVIASTYIAIALTFSSTIIIVKLLSDKKEIDALHGQIALGFLIVQDIVVVLLMIVLSAMGKTGEGHVAWDVVLVVLKGLGLLGGIGLLMKFVLPYLVMKLAKSTELLLLFAISWAIGLAAFSDYIGFSSEVGAFLGGISLASTPFRENLSNRLVSIRDFLLLFFFIHLGSGLDLSLLGDQVLPATLFSVFVLVGNPLIVMIIMGYMGYRRRTSFLAGLTVAQISEFSLIFAALGMSLGHIDEQITGLITMVGLITIGISTYLILYSHQIFEKISPVLKIFERKKPYRENNLKDIEKESFDVILFGLGRYGSQILQHLKSEGYKVLGIDFDPEISKQKNDKGSTMIYGDIEDPEILESIPTDGVKFMISSINDQYSSACLAKCAQKKGFKGKLIATAYRRAEVEPLKERGFDMVLVPFTDSALSVHDKLQDLEKANS
- the pbpC gene encoding penicillin-binding protein 1C produces the protein MLIVLFQLCIYIISPQNRECVPSKIYLYTDFLFMKIFGKYKLVKLLGLSSVVLFLGWWWFSLPENLFEKEYSFILESREGNLMGALIASDEQWRFPPPENIPDKFLHALIEFEDKRFYYHFGIDPIAIVRAVRENVKNKKIVSGGSTISMQLARLSRKSPGRTVWDKSIETLLALRIELRYSKSEILNLYATHAPFGGNVVGLEAASWRYFGRPPEDLSWAEAATLAVLPNNPSVIHPGRNRAHLKNKRNSLLYRLYKKEHFDSLSYSLFIEEPLPEKPKSLPQISPQLLHRAKSEFGKKQYRLRTTIDFDLQSKVNNLAKVHAGKLKHNHIKHLAVVVADVNTGQYLAYTGNVPEANQLVSGNQLDLVRAKRSTGSVLKPVLYAAMLTEGDILPESLIADIPTQIGSYSPQNFNLEYEGAVPAYKALARSLNVPAVRMLRAFGVEKFYAVLEETGFLSLDQPPGHYGLTLALGGAEGTLEDVASIYTGMSRLLNEYHPHSGKYSENLFRPLSYTFEDSKSNTYSNTSVLEAGAVWHTMEALLHVERPQSETGWLFTKPNQKIAWKTGTSFGFRDAWSVGITPEYVVAVWVGNADGEGRPGIIGIEAAAPLMFNVFHLLGSGNSWFRTPHDDLIEMNVCTKSGFKAGMACESYEKTLVPPGGRKSSVCPYHRIVHTDMDENWQINAGCKDINEIIQKSWFVLPPAMAHYFRMSNASYKPLPPLHQDCRHSSESEKMIGLIYPRHRPNILIPLEVDGNQESVIFEATHQLAGVNIYWHLNNEFLGTTKHFHKMSLQPKPGKHNLTLIDEKGYQISQSFEILPNFQY